One window of Chamaesiphon minutus PCC 6605 genomic DNA carries:
- a CDS encoding beta-lactamase hydrolase domain-containing protein: MENVKKIDSELTVAGQVKPEQLQQAATEGYKSVLNLRSPEEEGFMHDEQQHAESAGLEYVNIPVKSDGMTDELTDKVLAQIDRLPKPALIHCASSMRAGAMAFMNVATRQGMTPEQMFEKATEAGFDCDSQPQMKQFLESYVSKHSKKV; the protein is encoded by the coding sequence ATGGAAAACGTAAAAAAGATCGATTCGGAGCTAACCGTAGCGGGACAGGTGAAACCAGAGCAGTTACAACAAGCTGCTACAGAGGGATACAAGTCGGTACTGAACTTGCGATCGCCTGAAGAGGAAGGCTTCATGCACGATGAGCAGCAACACGCAGAGTCCGCAGGGTTAGAGTATGTCAACATTCCAGTTAAGTCAGACGGGATGACTGACGAGTTGACAGATAAAGTTTTAGCGCAAATCGATCGACTACCAAAACCCGCTCTGATTCATTGCGCGAGTTCGATGCGTGCAGGTGCAATGGCATTTATGAACGTGGCAACGCGACAAGGTATGACACCAGAGCAAATGTTTGAGAAAGCAACTGAAGCTGGCTTTGACTGTGATTCTCAACCACAGATGAAGC
- a CDS encoding ArsR/SmtB family transcription factor: protein MLKPSPQALAPVAEFFKVISEVSRLQVLCCLKSGSKNVTEIIQATGLGQANVSKHLKVLTQAGMVTRQPQGITVFYEIADPIIFDLCEIVCERLAIRLEEKAQQLEELKNLHE, encoded by the coding sequence ATGCTAAAGCCGTCTCCTCAAGCCCTAGCTCCCGTTGCCGAGTTTTTCAAAGTGATATCTGAAGTGAGTCGGCTGCAAGTTTTGTGTTGTTTGAAATCAGGATCTAAAAATGTCACGGAAATTATCCAAGCAACGGGATTGGGACAAGCGAATGTTTCCAAACATCTAAAAGTGCTGACCCAAGCAGGAATGGTGACTCGTCAGCCACAAGGAATCACTGTTTTTTATGAAATTGCCGATCCGATTATTTTTGATTTGTGTGAAATAGTGTGCGAGCGCTTGGCGATTCGACTAGAAGAAAAAGCTCAACAGTTAGAGGAACTTAAAAACCTGCACGAGTGA